The Streptococcus viridans genome includes a window with the following:
- a CDS encoding NAD(P)H-dependent oxidoreductase, translating into MKFVGLVGSNYDQSYNRKLLEFIRRHFKIKFELEVLEIDEVPMFNQDEKWDESFQLRLLNNKITRADGVIIATPEHNHTISAGLKSVLEWLSYEVHPFESKPVMIVGASYYDQGTSRAQVHLRKILDAPGVNAYTLPGNEFLLGKAKEAFDADGNITNEGTVKFLETCLDNFVKYVGVVSKLKKPKPIEPEDLDCGKPIATTITEVDPDDPDWVEKVAEITGAVSGDTYVKLDHGILTVNQIDMFLKAMPFELTYADDNNQFLYYNNAHQDPDTMFAKRVPPQSGSRMSTVHGSLPPARMKNVEWVIGTLRNGNQEYVRTIVPGSPEGVINTHNYQAMYYPDGSYAGINEIVFNFQPWLDWYLQTTGQRLVGGSGPFAPAGGHGDADATSGASDAGGHGDAAADATSGASN; encoded by the coding sequence ATGAAATTTGTAGGACTTGTAGGATCTAACTACGACCAATCATATAACCGCAAACTTTTGGAATTCATCCGTCGTCATTTTAAGATCAAATTTGAATTAGAAGTTCTTGAAATCGACGAAGTTCCAATGTTCAACCAAGATGAAAAATGGGACGAAAGCTTCCAATTGCGTCTCCTTAACAATAAAATCACTCGTGCCGATGGTGTGATTATTGCAACTCCTGAACACAACCACACCATTTCAGCAGGACTAAAATCTGTTTTAGAATGGCTTTCCTATGAAGTGCATCCTTTTGAAAGCAAACCTGTCATGATTGTAGGTGCTTCTTACTACGACCAAGGGACTTCTCGTGCTCAAGTTCACCTTCGTAAAATACTTGATGCTCCAGGTGTCAATGCCTATACCCTTCCAGGGAACGAATTCCTTCTAGGAAAAGCGAAAGAAGCTTTTGATGCAGATGGCAACATCACGAACGAAGGAACAGTTAAATTCCTTGAAACTTGTTTAGATAACTTTGTGAAATACGTAGGAGTCGTTTCTAAATTGAAAAAACCAAAACCAATTGAACCAGAAGATTTGGATTGCGGAAAACCAATCGCTACTACCATCACTGAGGTTGACCCAGATGATCCAGATTGGGTAGAAAAAGTTGCAGAAATTACAGGTGCTGTATCAGGCGATACTTATGTCAAATTGGACCACGGTATCCTGACTGTTAATCAAATCGATATGTTCTTAAAAGCTATGCCTTTCGAATTGACATACGCAGATGACAACAACCAGTTCCTCTACTACAACAATGCCCACCAAGATCCAGATACCATGTTTGCGAAACGCGTGCCACCTCAATCAGGTAGCCGGATGTCAACCGTTCACGGTTCTCTTCCACCAGCACGTATGAAAAACGTTGAATGGGTCATTGGTACTCTTCGCAACGGAAACCAAGAATATGTTCGTACCATTGTTCCAGGCTCTCCTGAAGGCGTGATCAATACTCACAACTATCAAGCTATGTACTATCCAGATGGTTCATATGCTGGTATCAACGAAATCGTCTTTAACTTCCAGCCATGGTTGGACTGGTACCTTCAAACAACTGGTCAACGCTTAGTAGGCGGTAGCGGACCATTCGCTCCTGCTGGCGGCCATGGGGATGCAGACGCTACTTCAGGTGCTTCAGATGCTGGAGGACACGGTGACGCAGCTGCTGATGCTACATCTGGTGCAAGCAACTAA
- the ccdA2 gene encoding thiol-disulfide oxidoreductase-associated membrane protein CcdA2, whose amino-acid sequence MNQIVFSFTVFLAGILSFFSPCVFPLLPVYIGVLLGSDQEKSIQIFGKKIRWHGLVKTLCFIAGISVIFLIIGFGAGLLGQIMYTNWFRYLMGALIIILGLHQMEVFHFNFLEKQKTMDFGANKHKNELLSAFLLGLGFSFGWTPCIGPVLGSVLALAASNGQDALMGALYLFIYTLGMAIPFLLLALASGIVLPYFNRLKPHLLLLKKIGGLIIIIMGILLLLGQLNSLSAIFS is encoded by the coding sequence ATGAATCAAATCGTTTTCTCCTTCACAGTCTTTCTGGCAGGGATTCTCTCCTTTTTCTCTCCCTGTGTATTTCCTTTGCTTCCAGTTTATATCGGTGTCTTGTTAGGAAGTGATCAGGAAAAATCCATTCAGATTTTTGGGAAGAAGATTCGCTGGCATGGTCTTGTAAAGACCTTGTGTTTTATCGCAGGGATTTCTGTCATTTTCCTCATTATTGGTTTTGGGGCAGGTCTACTTGGGCAAATTATGTACACCAACTGGTTCCGATACTTGATGGGAGCGCTGATCATTATCCTTGGTCTTCATCAGATGGAAGTCTTTCACTTTAACTTCTTAGAAAAGCAAAAGACAATGGATTTTGGAGCCAACAAACACAAGAATGAATTACTTTCAGCTTTTTTGCTTGGGCTTGGTTTTAGCTTTGGCTGGACGCCATGTATCGGTCCGGTTCTAGGCTCTGTCCTTGCCTTAGCAGCGTCCAATGGTCAAGATGCCCTCATGGGTGCTCTCTATCTCTTTATCTATACACTAGGGATGGCTATTCCGTTTTTACTTTTGGCCTTAGCGTCTGGGATTGTTCTCCCATACTTTAATCGTCTAAAACCCCATCTCTTGTTACTGAAGAAAATTGGTGGCTTGATCATCATCATTATGGGGATTTTGTTACTCTTGGGACAATTGAATAGCTTGTCTGCTATCTTTTCATAA
- a CDS encoding BCCT family transporter has protein sequence MVKHSKITKVFQLSLVIIFILVLLGLFVPQQFQNISSYLKNLLTTSVGWFYLLLVTGILIFCVFLIVSPIGQIRLGNPTSRPEHSTTSWIAMMFSAGMGIGLVFYGAAEPLSHFAISTPNAEIGSADALADAFRFTFFHWGFHAWAVYALVGLSLAYFGFRKREKYQLSVVFKPLLGKYADGPIATIIDTITIIATVIGVATTLGFGASQINGGLSYVFGIPNNSLVQVIIIIIATILFLISALSGLGKGVKILSNTNLILAVVLLAGVIVLGPTVKIFDTMTDSIGLYFQNFFRMSFRAAAFDETKRAWINQWTIFYWAWWISWSPFVGVFIARISKGRTIREFLTVVLLAPTVLSFIWFSAFGTLSTSLQDSGVDLIRFATEEILFASFNEYPLGSVLSLLAITLVLTFFVTSADSATYVLAMLSEDGNLNPSNRNKVIWGVMLALIAIALMFSGGLTALQNTLIIVAFPFSIVLVLMMWSLMKELYHEKEQMGLAITPDRYPEKNQPFKSYEEN, from the coding sequence ATGGTGAAGCATTCTAAAATAACAAAAGTTTTTCAGCTTTCGCTCGTCATCATATTTATTTTAGTCTTGTTAGGGCTCTTTGTTCCCCAGCAGTTTCAAAATATTAGTTCTTACTTAAAAAATCTCTTAACAACTAGTGTTGGCTGGTTTTACTTGTTATTGGTTACGGGGATTTTAATTTTTTGTGTCTTTTTAATTGTAAGTCCGATAGGGCAGATTCGCTTGGGTAATCCCACGAGTCGGCCAGAGCATTCGACGACGTCATGGATTGCCATGATGTTTTCTGCTGGAATGGGGATTGGTCTGGTCTTTTATGGGGCAGCAGAGCCTTTGAGTCACTTTGCTATCTCGACGCCCAATGCAGAAATAGGCAGTGCGGATGCTCTCGCAGATGCTTTTCGTTTTACTTTTTTTCACTGGGGATTTCATGCTTGGGCGGTCTATGCCCTGGTGGGATTGTCTTTGGCTTATTTTGGCTTTCGTAAACGGGAGAAATATCAGCTCTCAGTCGTCTTTAAGCCTCTTTTGGGAAAATATGCGGACGGACCAATAGCAACCATTATCGATACCATCACCATTATTGCGACAGTGATTGGGGTAGCGACAACGCTCGGCTTTGGTGCCTCACAAATCAATGGTGGTCTCTCCTATGTCTTTGGTATTCCTAATAATAGTCTTGTGCAAGTCATCATTATCATCATTGCGACAATTCTTTTTCTTATTTCTGCCTTATCAGGTTTAGGAAAGGGTGTTAAAATCCTATCTAATACAAACTTGATTTTAGCTGTTGTCTTGCTTGCTGGAGTCATAGTTTTGGGGCCAACGGTTAAGATATTTGACACCATGACAGACTCTATCGGCCTTTATTTTCAAAACTTCTTCCGTATGAGTTTTCGGGCGGCGGCTTTTGATGAGACCAAGCGGGCTTGGATTAACCAATGGACCATTTTTTACTGGGCATGGTGGATTTCCTGGTCACCTTTTGTGGGCGTCTTTATTGCCCGTATCTCAAAAGGTCGGACTATTCGCGAATTTTTGACAGTAGTGCTTTTGGCACCAACAGTCCTTAGTTTTATCTGGTTTTCTGCTTTTGGTACCTTATCTACTTCACTACAAGATTCGGGGGTTGATTTGATACGTTTTGCCACAGAAGAAATTCTTTTTGCCTCTTTTAATGAATATCCTCTGGGAAGTGTCCTTTCACTCCTGGCAATTACTTTAGTTTTAACCTTCTTTGTGACCTCGGCGGATTCTGCCACCTATGTTTTGGCCATGTTGTCTGAAGATGGCAATCTAAATCCAAGTAATCGTAATAAGGTGATTTGGGGTGTCATGCTGGCCTTGATTGCTATTGCACTCATGTTTTCTGGTGGATTGACAGCTTTACAAAACACGCTCATTATTGTCGCTTTTCCATTTTCCATAGTACTAGTGTTGATGATGTGGTCGCTTATGAAAGAGTTATATCACGAAAAAGAGCAAATGGGACTCGCCATTACACCAGACCGATATCCTGAGAAGAATCAACCGTTTAAATCTTATGAGGAAAATTAG
- a CDS encoding NADPH-dependent FMN reductase has translation MTKLIAIVGTNSKRSTNRQLLQYMQKHFADKAEIELVEIKDIPVFNKPANKQVPEAILEIAAKIEEADGVIIGTPEYDHSIPAVLMSALAWLSYGIYPLLSKPVMITGASYGTLGSSRAQLQLRQILNSPEIKATVLPDEFLLSHSLQAFDQNGDLVDLDVIKKLDAIFDDFRIFVKVTEKLRNAQELLRKDAEDFDWENL, from the coding sequence ATGACAAAACTTATTGCGATCGTTGGAACAAACTCCAAACGTTCAACAAACCGCCAACTACTTCAATACATGCAAAAGCATTTTGCTGACAAGGCAGAGATTGAGTTAGTTGAGATCAAAGATATCCCTGTCTTCAACAAACCAGCCAACAAACAAGTTCCTGAAGCTATCTTAGAGATTGCTGCGAAAATTGAGGAAGCTGATGGCGTCATCATTGGCACACCAGAATATGATCACTCCATCCCTGCTGTATTGATGAGTGCACTTGCTTGGCTATCTTATGGGATCTACCCATTATTAAGCAAACCAGTGATGATTACTGGTGCTTCTTATGGTACACTTGGTTCATCTCGTGCCCAATTGCAACTGCGTCAAATCTTGAACTCACCAGAAATTAAAGCCACTGTCCTTCCAGACGAATTCTTGCTTTCTCACTCTCTTCAAGCATTTGATCAAAATGGTGACTTAGTAGATCTTGACGTCATCAAGAAATTGGATGCTATCTTTGATGACTTCCGTATCTTTGTTAAAGTTACTGAAAAATTGCGCAACGCTCAAGAATTACTTCGTAAAGATGCCGAAGACTTCGACTGGGAAAACTTGTAA
- a CDS encoding ABC transporter ATP-binding protein, with amino-acid sequence MGYIWSYLRKYPKWLCLNFTAAIFFVIVNLGLPTVLARMIDEGINPRDIERVYFWAWVMFGVIIIGILGRIVLAYAVGKITTTMVMDMRNDLYEKLQEYSHHEYEKIGVSSLVTRMTSDAFVLMQFSDQMLKLGVITPIMMLSSILLILQTSPSLAWIVAISMPFLAVVVWYVAIKTRPLSEKQQETLDKLNQYARENLTGLRVIRAFAREEFQEEKFGQANAIYADNSNRLFKLTGLTEPLFVQIIIAMIVAIVWFALDPLGDGSLEIGNLVAFIEYSFHALLSFLFLANLFTMYPRTAVSSHRLKEIMDMPISIDPNENGVTETETKGYLEFDNVTFAYPGETESPVLHNISFKAKPGETIAFIGSTGSGKSSLVQLIPRFYDVTLGKILVDGVDVRDFNVKALRHKIGFIPQKALLFTGTIAENLRYGKEDASIEELDKAADVAQAKEFIESKEEQFDTHLAEGGSNLSGGQKQRLSIARAVVKEPDIYIFDDSFSALDYKTDATLRKRLKEVTGDATVLIVAQRVGTIMDADQIIVLDHGEIVGRGTHEELLATNEIYSEIARSQLNNQSLTEE; translated from the coding sequence ATGGGATATATTTGGTCTTATTTGAGAAAATATCCAAAATGGTTGTGCTTGAATTTTACAGCTGCCATCTTTTTTGTGATTGTTAACCTCGGTCTGCCAACTGTTCTGGCTCGTATGATTGATGAGGGGATCAATCCGAGAGATATAGAGCGAGTTTATTTCTGGGCCTGGGTTATGTTTGGTGTGATCATCATAGGGATTCTCGGGCGAATCGTTCTAGCCTATGCGGTTGGGAAGATTACTACAACCATGGTCATGGATATGCGCAATGACCTTTATGAGAAGCTTCAGGAATATTCTCACCATGAGTATGAAAAGATTGGTGTTTCTTCCTTAGTGACGCGGATGACGTCTGACGCTTTTGTCCTGATGCAGTTTTCTGACCAGATGTTAAAACTTGGGGTCATTACCCCTATCATGATGCTGTCAAGTATTCTGTTGATTTTACAAACGAGTCCATCGCTTGCTTGGATTGTGGCGATTTCGATGCCATTTTTGGCCGTGGTCGTCTGGTATGTAGCTATCAAGACCAGACCTTTGTCAGAGAAGCAGCAGGAAACCTTGGATAAGCTCAATCAATATGCGCGAGAAAACCTCACAGGCCTTCGGGTTATTCGTGCCTTTGCCCGTGAGGAATTCCAAGAGGAAAAATTTGGCCAAGCCAATGCAATCTATGCGGACAACTCGAATAGACTCTTTAAATTGACCGGCTTGACGGAGCCGCTCTTTGTTCAAATCATCATCGCCATGATTGTAGCTATTGTATGGTTCGCCTTGGATCCTCTAGGGGATGGAAGTTTAGAAATCGGGAATCTTGTCGCCTTTATCGAATACAGTTTCCATGCCTTGCTTTCTTTCCTATTCCTAGCTAATCTCTTTACCATGTACCCACGGACGGCTGTCTCTAGTCATCGTTTGAAAGAAATTATGGACATGCCGATTTCTATCGATCCAAATGAAAATGGAGTTACTGAGACTGAAACCAAGGGGTATTTGGAGTTTGACAATGTAACCTTCGCCTATCCTGGTGAGACAGAGAGTCCAGTCCTTCATAATATTTCCTTTAAGGCTAAGCCGGGGGAGACCATTGCTTTTATTGGATCGACCGGTTCTGGGAAATCCTCTCTGGTCCAGCTCATTCCTCGATTCTATGATGTGACCTTAGGGAAAATCTTAGTGGATGGTGTAGATGTGCGTGATTTTAATGTTAAAGCCTTGCGCCATAAGATTGGATTCATCCCACAGAAGGCCTTACTCTTCACGGGGACTATTGCCGAAAACCTTCGTTACGGAAAAGAAGATGCCAGCATTGAGGAGCTAGACAAGGCAGCAGATGTGGCCCAAGCTAAAGAGTTTATCGAAAGCAAGGAAGAGCAGTTTGACACTCATTTAGCAGAAGGGGGAAGCAACCTTTCTGGTGGACAGAAACAACGTCTATCCATTGCGCGTGCAGTTGTTAAAGAGCCGGATATCTATATCTTTGATGATTCCTTCTCGGCTCTTGACTACAAGACAGATGCTACACTGAGAAAACGTCTCAAGGAAGTAACAGGAGATGCGACCGTCTTGATCGTAGCCCAGCGGGTTGGGACCATCATGGATGCGGATCAAATCATCGTCTTGGATCATGGAGAAATCGTCGGTCGTGGTACCCACGAGGAACTTCTAGCAACCAATGAAATCTACAGTGAGATTGCTCGCTCTCAGTTGAATAACCAATCATTAACAGAAGAATAG
- a CDS encoding TlpA family protein disulfide reductase, with the protein MKVIKYASFSLLSLSILTACSMNQSESGMNNQSMNNQSMTNTSTSKHPLVGKEASDFELKDMKGNTVKLSDYRGKKVYLKFWATWCGPCRQSMPELNKLVEEKDRDFEILTVMAPGMQGEKTEEEFVEWFAQQDYQSVPVLYNPDGSAFMNYQVRSIPTEVFIDSQGKIGHVQLGVISNEDAKKIIKELK; encoded by the coding sequence ATGAAAGTTATTAAATACGCCAGTTTTTCGCTTCTTTCTCTGTCTATCCTGACTGCTTGCTCTATGAATCAGTCCGAAAGCGGCATGAATAATCAATCCATGAATAATCAATCAATGACCAATACTAGCACAAGTAAACATCCTTTAGTAGGAAAAGAAGCTAGTGACTTCGAGCTAAAGGATATGAAGGGGAACACGGTTAAACTTTCAGACTATAGAGGCAAAAAGGTTTACTTGAAATTCTGGGCGACTTGGTGTGGTCCTTGCCGACAAAGTATGCCTGAACTGAATAAACTGGTCGAAGAAAAGGACCGTGACTTTGAGATTCTCACAGTTATGGCACCAGGGATGCAGGGTGAAAAAACTGAAGAAGAATTCGTTGAATGGTTTGCCCAACAAGACTATCAATCAGTGCCTGTTTTGTACAATCCAGATGGATCTGCCTTTATGAATTATCAAGTTCGTTCCATTCCTACGGAAGTCTTTATCGATAGCCAAGGAAAGATTGGACATGTTCAATTAGGGGTAATTTCAAACGAAGATGCTAAGAAGATTATCAAAGAGTTGAAATAA
- a CDS encoding ABC transporter ATP-binding protein — protein MKEKRSSFVRLWGYLRAYRFAVIFATLLKILSVVMSVIEPYILGLAITKLTANLTDMARGVAGAEINAGYVGWVMIVYLFRGVLYELGSYYSNYFMTNAVQSMIEDMRNDLSKKINRIPISYFDQHQFGDLLGRFTSDVETVSNALQQSFLQIVNAIFTLSLVIAMVLYLNLTLGLIVIASIPITFFGAQLIMKKSQPYFKEQADVLGALNGFVQENLSGFNVLKLYVREESSQEDFRDITRRLQQVGFKANFISGLMMPILNAISDLTYLLVAVIGAIQVLAGRLTVGNMQAFVQYVWQINQPIQNLSQLAGTLQSAKSSLDRVFQVLDEPDEVLGKNEALDKELTGQVSFNHVDFQYVEDKPLIRDFNLEVKPGEMVAIVGPTGAGKTTLINLLMRFYDVTKGAITVDGHDIRDLSRQDYRKQFGMVLQDAWLYEGTIKENLRFGNLDATDEEIVAAAKAANVDHFIRTLPGGYNMEMNQESSNISLGQKQLLTIARALLADPKILILDEATSSVDTRLELLIQKAMKNLMKGRTSFVIAHRLSTIQEADKILVLKEGQIIEQGNHESLLEAKGFYYDLYMSQFSKKVEAQ, from the coding sequence ATGAAAGAAAAACGTTCCAGTTTTGTACGTCTTTGGGGCTATCTAAGAGCTTATCGTTTTGCCGTTATTTTCGCTACACTCCTAAAGATTCTGAGTGTGGTTATGAGTGTTATTGAGCCCTATATTCTTGGACTCGCTATCACAAAATTGACAGCTAACCTGACAGATATGGCTAGAGGAGTAGCGGGAGCTGAGATTAACGCTGGCTATGTTGGTTGGGTTATGATTGTCTATCTCTTCCGTGGAGTTTTATATGAGCTTGGATCTTATTATTCCAACTATTTCATGACCAATGCCGTCCAAAGCATGATCGAGGATATGCGTAATGACCTATCTAAAAAGATCAATCGCATCCCGATTTCTTACTTTGATCAGCACCAATTTGGGGATCTTCTGGGTCGCTTTACCAGCGATGTCGAGACGGTTTCAAACGCCTTGCAGCAGTCCTTCCTTCAAATTGTGAATGCCATTTTCACCTTAAGCTTGGTCATCGCTATGGTGCTCTATCTCAACCTCACTTTGGGTCTAATTGTGATTGCTTCTATCCCGATCACCTTCTTCGGTGCCCAGTTGATTATGAAGAAATCCCAGCCTTACTTTAAGGAGCAGGCTGATGTCCTTGGAGCTCTAAATGGTTTTGTTCAGGAAAACTTGAGTGGTTTCAACGTCTTAAAACTCTATGTACGGGAAGAATCATCGCAAGAAGACTTCCGTGACATTACCCGTCGTCTGCAGCAAGTTGGATTTAAAGCGAATTTTATTTCTGGACTGATGATGCCTATTCTGAATGCAATCTCTGATTTGACCTATCTTTTGGTCGCAGTTATCGGAGCCATTCAAGTTCTTGCAGGTCGTTTGACAGTTGGGAACATGCAGGCTTTTGTCCAGTATGTCTGGCAGATCAATCAGCCTATTCAAAACTTGAGCCAGTTAGCTGGAACCTTGCAAAGTGCTAAATCTTCACTGGACCGGGTCTTCCAAGTACTTGATGAACCAGATGAAGTACTTGGTAAAAATGAAGCTCTGGACAAGGAATTGACTGGACAGGTTAGCTTTAATCATGTGGACTTTCAATATGTGGAAGATAAACCATTAATCCGTGATTTTAACCTAGAGGTCAAGCCTGGTGAGATGGTGGCCATTGTCGGACCTACAGGTGCAGGAAAAACCACGCTCATCAATCTGCTGATGCGTTTCTATGACGTGACCAAGGGGGCTATTACGGTAGATGGACATGATATCCGCGACCTATCTCGCCAAGATTATCGCAAGCAGTTTGGGATGGTTCTTCAGGACGCTTGGCTTTATGAAGGGACCATTAAAGAAAATCTGCGCTTTGGAAACTTGGATGCAACAGACGAAGAGATTGTCGCTGCTGCCAAAGCTGCCAATGTAGACCACTTTATCCGGACGCTTCCGGGGGGCTACAATATGGAGATGAACCAAGAGTCTAGTAATATCTCTTTGGGACAGAAGCAGTTGTTGACTATTGCGCGTGCCCTGCTAGCTGATCCTAAAATTTTGATTTTGGATGAAGCGACATCCTCAGTGGATACCCGTCTGGAACTCTTGATTCAAAAGGCTATGAAGAACTTGATGAAGGGACGGACTAGCTTTGTCATTGCTCACCGCTTGTCTACAATCCAAGAAGCGGATAAGATTTTAGTTCTTAAAGAGGGGCAAATCATCGAACAGGGGAACCATGAGTCTCTTTTGGAAGCAAAAGGATTCTATTACGACTTGTACATGAGCCAATTTTCCAAGAAAGTAGAAGCTCAATAA
- the brnQ gene encoding branched-chain amino acid transport system II carrier protein produces MLRKGSLTGLLLFGIFFGAGNLIFPPALGAQSGSHFWPAIAGFVLSGVGIAIITLIIGTLNPKGYIHEISRKIAPWFAIVYLVALYLSIGPFFAIPRTATVSYEVGIAPLLGNSSGKLSLFVFTLVYFCLAYLIALHPSKILDSIGRILTPVFAILIVVLVVLGTFKYSGHAPQVATEAYQASAFGQGFLEGYNTLDALASVAFSVIAVTTLNQLGFTSKKEYIKTIWIVGIVVAIGFSILYIGLGYLGNHFPIPAKVMASDANKGVYVLSEATKAIFGPAAQIFLAGMVTVTCFTTTAGLIVSTGEFFHNTFPKISYKVYATVFTLIGFAIANLGLSAIIAYSLPVLMILYPITITIVLIVIVNKFTQLSKPGMQLTIFLVSLVAIADVLASTFKLTGLANVIKTLPFAAQSLPWLLPAVVGIVLSLFLPNKQSAEE; encoded by the coding sequence ATGTTACGAAAAGGTTCCTTAACAGGTTTACTGTTATTTGGTATTTTCTTCGGTGCAGGGAACTTAATCTTTCCGCCTGCACTGGGTGCCCAATCGGGTAGCCATTTTTGGCCAGCTATTGCTGGATTTGTCTTATCAGGAGTAGGAATTGCGATTATTACCTTGATCATTGGGACGCTCAATCCTAAAGGCTATATTCATGAGATTTCACGTAAAATCGCACCTTGGTTTGCCATCGTTTATCTGGTAGCTTTGTATTTGTCTATTGGTCCTTTCTTTGCCATTCCGAGAACGGCTACCGTTTCCTACGAAGTTGGGATTGCGCCCTTGTTAGGAAATTCAAGTGGAAAACTTAGTCTCTTCGTTTTCACCTTGGTTTATTTCTGTTTAGCCTATTTGATTGCCCTTCACCCTTCTAAAATCTTAGATAGTATTGGTCGGATTTTAACTCCTGTTTTTGCTATCTTGATTGTTGTATTGGTTGTCCTCGGCACCTTCAAATACAGCGGACACGCGCCACAAGTGGCAACAGAAGCCTACCAAGCATCTGCCTTTGGTCAAGGTTTCCTTGAAGGGTATAATACCTTGGATGCCCTCGCTTCAGTAGCCTTTAGTGTGATTGCGGTAACTACCCTTAATCAACTTGGTTTCACCAGCAAGAAAGAATACATTAAAACCATCTGGATCGTTGGGATTGTCGTAGCCATCGGCTTTAGTATTTTATACATTGGCTTGGGTTACCTTGGAAATCATTTCCCAATTCCAGCAAAAGTAATGGCATCTGATGCCAATAAAGGGGTCTATGTCCTTTCAGAAGCAACCAAGGCTATCTTTGGACCAGCTGCTCAAATCTTCCTTGCGGGTATGGTGACGGTGACTTGCTTCACGACAACAGCCGGTTTGATAGTGTCAACCGGGGAATTCTTCCATAACACCTTCCCTAAAATCTCTTACAAGGTCTATGCGACAGTCTTCACTTTGATTGGTTTTGCGATTGCCAATCTTGGCTTGAGCGCCATTATTGCCTATTCATTGCCTGTCTTGATGATCCTCTATCCAATCACCATTACTATAGTGTTGATTGTGATTGTAAACAAATTTACTCAACTATCAAAACCAGGAATGCAACTGACTATTTTCTTAGTTAGCTTGGTGGCGATTGCAGATGTTCTTGCAAGCACCTTCAAACTTACAGGTCTGGCAAACGTCATTAAAACTTTACCATTTGCCGCCCAGTCCCTTCCATGGTTACTCCCAGCAGTAGTTGGTATTGTCCTCTCTCTTTTCTTGCCAAATAAACAAAGCGCAGAAGAATAA
- a CDS encoding GNAT family N-acetyltransferase, whose translation MRLTSQLITETFPDLDKVERLNIEAFPEEERIPLSEFLRYTDNDDAHFFAFYNEDEFVGFAFAISNAKAFYVSFFAIMPHLRSHGYGQEIIEKLVEFYQRTMLLEVERLDEECDNLEQRQARMDFYIRNGFKTANAFLEYEDLSFEILYRGEGFDEEAYRDIFRKLQEENYFDFRIQYRRFSED comes from the coding sequence ATGCGCTTAACCAGCCAATTAATCACTGAAACGTTCCCAGATTTGGATAAGGTCGAAAGGCTTAACATTGAAGCTTTTCCAGAAGAGGAACGGATTCCTTTATCGGAGTTTTTACGCTATACGGATAATGACGACGCTCACTTTTTCGCTTTTTACAATGAGGATGAATTTGTCGGATTTGCCTTTGCTATTTCAAATGCTAAGGCCTTTTACGTCAGTTTCTTTGCCATTATGCCTCACTTGCGGAGTCACGGCTATGGTCAAGAAATTATTGAAAAATTAGTGGAATTTTACCAACGGACCATGTTGTTAGAAGTTGAGCGATTGGATGAAGAATGTGATAATCTAGAGCAACGTCAAGCTCGGATGGATTTCTATATTCGAAATGGCTTTAAAACAGCCAATGCTTTTCTTGAATACGAAGACCTTAGTTTCGAGATTCTCTACCGAGGAGAGGGCTTCGATGAGGAGGCCTACCGTGATATCTTCCGTAAACTTCAGGAAGAGAATTATTTTGATTTTCGCATCCAATACCGACGCTTTAGTGAAGATTAA
- a CDS encoding LysR family transcriptional regulator, producing the protein MELRVLRYFITIAEEGSISKAAEKLELQLLLNNRVSNQNENRGLDLGFFCVQF; encoded by the coding sequence ATGGAGTTAAGAGTGCTTCGTTATTTTATTACTATTGCTGAGGAGGGGAGTATCTCCAAGGCAGCTGAGAAGCTGGAGCTTCAGTTACTCTTAAATAATCGAGTTTCCAATCAAAATGAAAACCGAGGTTTAGACCTCGGTTTTTTTTGTGTACAATTTTGA